CTAGTCTCTGCTATAGGCGCAACGGTGGTACTGGTGATCTTGTTCTCGATTCTGGATCAATCAGGGATAGGGTTATTTTTTGGTATGTATATCCTGCCGATCATCTTAATCTACGGAATTCCGTCTTCAATACTATCCGATTTTCTCACGCGGAGAACAGATGGGGTAAATAGAATGGCAGCTGCCGGATTCCTTCATATTTTACTCGGGGCGCTGTTTGTTGCCGTACCTACTTTCATATTTGACGCTTCAAACGGAAACTGGATAAATAGTGTATGGAACAACAGCTTCTTCTTTTTTACAGCTTTGGTGTCGTCCTTCATCTTCTGGTGCTTTGATGAAGCAATCAAGAGTGAGTGGTTCGGTCATTTAAGAGGGAAATGTCGGGGACTGTTAAAAAGGTTCGGGGATATGAGAGTTTAGCCGGGAAGGCAGGAATTAAAGGAAAGAGGGAGGATCGTAATATGCCAAATATCGAAGAGGAATACCAGAGCGGGTTCGAGATGGAAGTGAATGCCCCCTATTCATTAAATTACTTATTAATGATCCAAAACATTTATCTAAACAGCAAAAATACAGAAGCTGTAATGCCATTATTCCCATATGTAAATACTTCAACGTGGGGAATCTTAGAGGAAGAGTTTGAAGAAACTTTTACGCAAGTCTGGGAGGCATCTGTTCAAAAGAATTCTCGAGATTATATGTATGACCACAATGGAGTATTTCAGTTGGATAAAGAACTGTATCAAAAGTTGTTTCAAAACAGTGAATCTGGATCATTCGGATACTCAGAAAGTGTGAAGTTCTTTCTAGCCTGGTGGAATGGTTTTCATGGAAAAATCGCCATTGAGGCCGTGTTTGATCACGACAAAATGGAGAAGGTTTATAAAGAGTTAGCTTCATACATAAAAATTGATAAACGATTAAGGATTCATTTGGTCTATGACAAACCCGTATTAGCTGATAGAGATGACCGTTCCTGGTATGCAGTGATGCCGATCGAAGATGTTTTTATCACTAAAAAACGTCCTGAGTTGCTATCATATCTGTTAAAGTGCTGTCAGGTTTAGTTTGAATTTGTGAATAATAATGGAGGTAACCTTTTGTTTTTATATCATAGGTATGATCATAACTTAAGTATATCCCCGCAAAGGATTTTAAAAGAAGGATTGGACCATAGAACAGCCTCAAAATGGTATTCAAGAGGCGCGAGATTCTTTCCGGAACTAACAGAAAGGTTCAGACCAGAAAATTCACCAAAATGGATTGATTTCAAAATTGCTTTCGGTGCAGATTTGGAACCTTACGAAAAACCGTATTTTCGTTTTCCTGTGTTCAGTGATAAGATCTTAGTTTTTAATTTCGAGATATCGAGTGATCTATTTGCCCACCTTGAGGATCTATACGATGGAAGCAAAGGGAACTTTGTTGATGGATTGCCATCAAAAGAGGAATTAGTGAAGAAATATTGGAGAAGCATGATGCCTCTTTCCGAGTATTTGGCGCAAAGACCATTTAATAACCCGGAGGTTTACATTTTTGACCAAGTACCAGCAGAGTTAATTGAGTATATGGAATGATTAGGCGTAGTGCACAGTCGCTTATTGCATAGTTGTACAAGAAAAAAACACTTTAGGTGAAAATTACAATAGTAAATAATAGGTGAGTAATAGTATGAAGATAGAAGTTGGATATTTGCCAAAAAACTATTTTAGCGGGCACTTTCCATTTGAATTAGATGGAGAATATATATATTCCGTTGAAGTTGATCCCTGTGGATCGGATCCCACTGGTTTTTATTCTGATTGGATGAAGGAATTAAATCAGTTTCCGATTTATGCTGTCGTCACTCTTGATCTTCATACTCAAGAGGAAATAGATCGGTTGATCGAAAAATATAAAATAGACTGTTCAGTGTTTTTAATAGGAAATGAATCCTATAATAAGTTTATTTTGCGAAATGAAGAGCAATTTGGTGTGCTCCTCCCATATTTTTATGCTATTGGCAGTATGAACGATCTAGCTGTGTGGTCACTCAAGAAAGATATTTTTAGTAGTGACAGAAGAAAAGTAAATACAATCTTTAGACGAAAAACAATGGATATATTAGTGGCTACATTTAAGGGGGATACAACATTATTTTGGATAACGTATGATGGAGATGGATTAGATATCATTTCAAATCATCCGATCTTCCGAACAATGGAGGATATAGAGAAAACTCTACCCAAGGGCGTAGAAATGAGTGTAGTTGAATACGAGATGGGTGAGGATGATATTGAATAATCAGTTAATGATGTTCTTAAAAAATCCAGCTAGTTGATGTCCAATCTATTATCCATTAAGGGGCAGATTTCATCCAATATAGCTATTTCGTGGAGAATGTTTATTCATTAAGGTTAGAATAGGGGGACTTATGACATTCTTTAACAGGGTAAGTGATTTCTTTGGAATGACAAAACTTAAAGAGAGATTATTTTTTGAAGATCATGAGGGGATTTCAGAAGCAGACCGGGAATATATAAATCGTATTAAGGGACAAAACCCTTTTGGCATTATATCCATGTTTATGGGTGGAGTATCTTTTGCCTTTGGACCAATTTATGTTGCTTTTCCCATAATAACAATCATCTTTTGTATCTTAACATATGGAACTTTTGATAGAGATCAAGAAGATAATCCATGGACTTTTATTATAGGCGTTTCTTTGGCTTTAATAGGCTTATTTATGAATTTAGGTGGCGTAGTCCATGAGCTAATAGTCTAGCCAAGCTGTCTTTATTTGTGAAAAAATCCGGGTAGGTATACTGCTTCGCTGAGTTTATTTTTGTACATAAGAAGCAGTTTTGTTTAAGAAGAGACTTTAATAGGGGATTTGGTGAAGGGGAAAAATGAAAAGTTATATGAAATGGAGCTACTTTTGGGTATTAATAGTTGGCATCTTGATAGGTTATATTGGAATTCCAATGCTCTCACGATTGTTCAAGTTAATATAAGATTAAACGGAGGCTGAGATGCGAAAAGTTTATCTGGATAGAACAGAATTAACCGGAGCCATAAATGTCAATTTAACAGATACGGAGGTTATACTAGCAGGTACAACAATTTATCCTATGAGTGTTTATCATAAAAATGAGGAGTATCAAAGATATGCTAACGATTATGATATTCAATTTATCTTTGACGATGATATTCCACATTTGGAATTTTATACGGTTCCATATGTAGATATTATGGCTAAAGATAGTAAAGGTGGATTTATCGGAACTGTTGGCCAACAATTTGATTTGGGAAGTGACGCACCAATTTGTTATATCAATAGGAATTTAGAGTGCTTGATAATTTCTGAAAACGGAGAAGATTTTCTGCGTAATATAGAATCATGGCAAGACAAATTGAAACCGTATGATAAAATGGCGGTTTATCGTTCGAAAGCAGAAGCAGAAATGGAACTAGAGTTTATCGTTTTGTCTGTCTGATAGTTTTCCGTTATTATAATTTCAAATTGAACTAACGTGTGCGAGGATCTAAGAAGGATTAGGAACCTTTTTGTTGAATTCCTTACTAAACAAACGATTGAGGTTAGTTAAACATACATTATTAATTGTCCAATTAAACGTCTTGTAAGGGGTAAGGAAATGGATATTCATATATTGTTTTATAAAGTTTATCAAGGAAATGTTGCTTCCAAGGATTATATTCATTGGGCTTTACCCGTGTTATATCTGTAACATTATTAAGTCCAATAGTGTTGTTTAGTTTCCCAGTTGGGAAATGGACGGCAATTCTACAAGCGATTTTTTGGGGTATTGGCATCTTATTTATACTAAGTGCCGCTGATAAAAGACATTAAAAAAACATAAAT
The window above is part of the Mesobacillus jeotgali genome. Proteins encoded here:
- a CDS encoding group-specific protein yields the protein MPNIEEEYQSGFEMEVNAPYSLNYLLMIQNIYLNSKNTEAVMPLFPYVNTSTWGILEEEFEETFTQVWEASVQKNSRDYMYDHNGVFQLDKELYQKLFQNSESGSFGYSESVKFFLAWWNGFHGKIAIEAVFDHDKMEKVYKELASYIKIDKRLRIHLVYDKPVLADRDDRSWYAVMPIEDVFITKKRPELLSYLLKCCQV
- a CDS encoding cell division protein FtsK; its protein translation is MTFFNRVSDFFGMTKLKERLFFEDHEGISEADREYINRIKGQNPFGIISMFMGGVSFAFGPIYVAFPIITIIFCILTYGTFDRDQEDNPWTFIIGVSLALIGLFMNLGGVVHELIV